Proteins encoded within one genomic window of Candidatus Margulisiibacteriota bacterium:
- a CDS encoding argininosuccinate synthase, whose protein sequence is MVTFKKVVLAYSGGLDTSVIIPWLKENYNCKVIAFAADLGQDEELEGLEEKALKTGADKVYIEDLKEEFVKDYILPVIQARAVYEGKYLLGTSFARPLIAKKQVEIARKEKADAVAHGATGKGNDQVRFELTYAALAPDLQIIAPWKDEKWTIKSREDAIAYAKKRNIPITVSKTKIYSRDRNLWHISHEGGDLEDPKNEPKPGLFVISSPLEKASDKAEYVEIGYEQGIPVSLNGKKVKLVELISKLNVIGGKHAIGQVDLVENRLVGMKSRGVYETPGGTVLYTAQHALETLVLDRETFHYKEQIALKYAELVYYGFWFSPLKQGLDAFIATTQKFMTGKVRLKLYKGNVILAGIESPYSLYQESLATFGEGEAYDQKDAKGFLKLLGLPLRSIYNKQKNS, encoded by the coding sequence GGACTGGACACCTCTGTTATTATTCCCTGGTTAAAAGAAAATTATAATTGCAAGGTTATTGCTTTCGCGGCCGACCTGGGCCAGGATGAAGAGTTGGAAGGTCTGGAAGAAAAAGCTTTAAAGACCGGTGCTGATAAAGTATATATAGAAGATTTGAAGGAAGAATTCGTAAAAGATTATATTCTACCTGTAATCCAGGCCAGAGCTGTTTATGAGGGTAAATATCTGCTGGGAACATCTTTTGCCAGACCGCTGATTGCAAAAAAACAAGTGGAGATTGCCCGTAAGGAAAAGGCTGACGCTGTTGCTCATGGGGCCACAGGTAAGGGCAACGATCAGGTGAGGTTTGAACTGACATACGCTGCACTCGCACCAGACCTGCAAATTATTGCTCCCTGGAAAGACGAGAAATGGACTATAAAAAGCAGGGAAGATGCCATAGCTTATGCAAAAAAAAGGAATATTCCCATAACTGTTTCTAAAACAAAAATTTATAGCAGGGATCGCAACCTCTGGCACATCAGCCATGAAGGCGGCGATCTGGAAGATCCAAAAAATGAGCCGAAGCCCGGTCTTTTTGTTATTTCCAGTCCTCTGGAAAAAGCATCGGACAAAGCTGAGTATGTGGAGATAGGTTATGAGCAGGGCATACCGGTTTCTTTGAACGGAAAGAAAGTTAAACTTGTTGAATTGATAAGCAAATTAAATGTCATAGGTGGCAAACATGCCATAGGGCAAGTAGACCTGGTGGAAAACCGACTGGTTGGCATGAAATCCAGAGGTGTTTATGAAACTCCCGGCGGAACCGTACTTTATACCGCGCAACATGCTTTGGAAACTCTGGTCCTGGACAGGGAGACTTTTCATTATAAGGAACAGATTGCTTTAAAATACGCTGAGCTTGTTTATTACGGTTTCTGGTTTTCTCCGTTAAAACAGGGCCTTGATGCTTTTATAGCTACTACACAAAAATTTATGACCGGAAAAGTAAGATTAAAACTGTATAAAGGAAATGTAATTCTGGCCGGTATTGAATCTCCGTATTCACTTTATCAGGAATCGCTGGCAACTTTCGGTGAGGGCGAGGCCTATGACCAGAAAGACGCCAAAGGATTTCTGAAACTGCTTGGTTTGCCTTTGAGATCTATTTACAATAAACAAAAGAATTCTTAA
- the argH gene encoding argininosuccinate lyase, with protein MKEKLWAGRFEEKTNKEVEAFTSSLKDDYRLFQADIFASKVHLKELRKANLVTKSEEKKISDCLDELLQQYKQGSFILKPEYEDVHMNIEFYLIEKLGETGKKIHAGRSRNDQVVTALKLTLLKRVERVIQLLLDLEETLVLCAEENQGIIIPGYTHLQKAQPILLPHYYMCYFEMFYRDIEKILFFKHYLLESPLGAGALAGNPFHLDRESMARELGFSKPTNNSLDSVADRDYVLDMLYGLSLIMLHFSRLSEDMIIWSSDEFGYITISDAYTTGSSIMPQKKNPDVSELTRGRTGRVLGDLLNLFTTMKGLPMAYNRDLQEDKHAIFDALNTVEQVLRVNVGLLQNIKINKENIEKHLNKGFLLATDLADYLVHKGMAFREAHQLVGKIVKDLIKYNKTITDLTLTEFQNYSEYFKKDIMLYLYYETSIDSRDSYGGTANKCVKEQIKQSKKRIKEVKDAEQY; from the coding sequence ATGAAAGAAAAACTCTGGGCAGGAAGATTTGAAGAAAAAACCAATAAGGAAGTGGAGGCCTTTACCTCTTCTCTCAAAGATGATTACAGACTTTTTCAGGCTGACATATTTGCCTCAAAAGTCCATTTAAAAGAGCTGCGCAAAGCAAACCTGGTCACAAAATCCGAAGAAAAGAAAATTTCCGATTGTCTGGATGAACTGCTGCAGCAGTATAAACAGGGTTCTTTTATACTAAAACCCGAATACGAAGATGTGCACATGAATATTGAGTTTTATCTCATTGAAAAATTAGGGGAAACCGGGAAAAAGATACATGCCGGACGCAGCCGTAATGATCAGGTAGTTACTGCTTTGAAATTAACTTTGTTGAAAAGGGTCGAACGAGTTATCCAGTTGCTTTTGGACCTGGAAGAAACACTGGTGTTATGCGCTGAAGAAAATCAGGGAATTATTATCCCTGGCTATACACATCTGCAAAAAGCTCAACCCATACTTTTGCCCCATTATTACATGTGCTATTTTGAAATGTTTTACAGAGATATTGAAAAGATTTTGTTCTTTAAGCATTATTTATTGGAAAGTCCGCTCGGCGCCGGAGCGCTGGCCGGTAATCCATTTCATCTGGACAGAGAGTCCATGGCCAGAGAACTGGGGTTTTCCAAACCTACGAATAATTCGCTGGACAGTGTAGCTGACAGGGATTATGTTCTGGATATGCTTTATGGTCTGTCGCTGATTATGCTGCATTTTTCCAGGCTAAGCGAGGATATGATTATCTGGTCTTCGGATGAATTCGGTTATATCACAATCAGTGACGCTTATACTACCGGTTCATCCATTATGCCGCAGAAGAAAAATCCTGATGTTTCCGAGCTTACCAGAGGACGTACGGGTCGTGTGCTGGGAGATCTGCTAAATCTTTTTACAACCATGAAAGGTTTGCCCATGGCCTATAATCGCGATTTGCAAGAGGATAAGCATGCTATTTTTGACGCTTTAAACACAGTTGAACAGGTATTGCGGGTGAATGTAGGACTTCTGCAAAATATTAAAATAAATAAAGAGAATATTGAGAAACACTTGAATAAAGGATTTTTGCTGGCCACAGACCTGGCCGATTATCTGGTGCATAAAGGCATGGCCTTCAGAGAGGCACATCAGTTAGTTGGCAAGATTGTAAAGGACCTGATTAAATATAATAAAACTATAACTGATCTGACCTTAACCGAATTTCAGAATTATTCGGAATATTTTAAAAAGGACATAATGCTTTATCTATATTATGAAACAAGTATAGATTCTCGAGATTCCTATGGCGGAACAGCCAATAAATGCGTTAAGGAACAGATAAAACAATCAAAAAAAAGGATAAAGGAAGTAAAAGATGCAGAGCAATACTAA
- the ndk gene encoding nucleoside-diphosphate kinase — protein sequence MQSNTKEQTLVLIKPDAVQRRLIGEIIARFEKKGLDIIKLQMMTVNREMAEKHYAEHKGKPFYDRLINFITSAPLVAMVVEGERAINIVRKMCGATDSAVAEPGTIRGDYSISNSLNIVHSSDSSTSAEREIGIFFS from the coding sequence ATGCAGAGCAATACTAAGGAACAGACACTGGTACTGATCAAGCCGGACGCGGTACAACGCAGATTGATCGGAGAGATAATTGCCCGTTTTGAAAAAAAAGGCCTTGATATTATCAAACTACAAATGATGACGGTTAACCGGGAGATGGCAGAAAAACATTATGCCGAGCATAAAGGTAAACCGTTTTATGATCGCCTTATAAATTTTATCACGTCAGCTCCTCTGGTAGCCATGGTAGTAGAGGGAGAAAGAGCAATAAATATTGTGCGTAAAATGTGCGGAGCAACCGACTCGGCGGTCGCTGAACCGGGTACTATTCGCGGAGATTATTCCATTTCTAATTCCCTGAACATTGTGCATTCTTCAGATTCATCGACCAGCGCTGAAAGAGAAATAGGTATTTTTTTCAGTTAG